A portion of the Ptiloglossa arizonensis isolate GNS036 chromosome 11, iyPtiAriz1_principal, whole genome shotgun sequence genome contains these proteins:
- the LOC143152965 gene encoding uncharacterized protein LOC143152965, producing the protein MTRTLMRSTIFAKKMSTDVKFKQIRESFTDRIVCKRRSIYSAGIFKRNGKTKRNGEYEKIINLKIAYTVSWAIRKFRRLRGTFFFKNSSLITIHKRCANSFGRNNSSKEILSLRVV; encoded by the exons ATGACACGAACGCTGATGCGATCGACGATTTTTGCGAAAAAAATGTCCACCGATGTTAAATTCAag CAAATTCGAGAATCGTTCACCGATCGCATCGTTTGTAAGAGGAGATCAATATATAGTGCAGGAATTTTCAAAcggaatggaaaaacgaagcgcAATGG AgaatatgaaaaaattataaatttaaaaatagcgTATACAGTCAGTTGGGCGATACGCAAATTTCGCCGACTACgcggaacattttttttcaagaattcATCGCTCATAACGATACACAAGCGTTGCGCAAATTCCTTCGGTCGCAATAATTCTTCCAAGGAAATACTTTCGTTACGAGTCGTTTGA